One genomic window of Streptomyces sp. NBC_01276 includes the following:
- a CDS encoding M23 family metallopeptidase: MASNSPSPEGIDVPETPTAGAWGEWNPTEDSARSVRGKHRVLKQRGGLARSSTVLGVGVIAAVGAGGIATAQDRPQVAISMPSLPDLPDLLGGGHSSEAAGADTAAPAARTAGIPGQADGQGHGQGQADAGEALRHRILQQAESQQDAVETQARADAERTAREAAAQEARAQKEAADKEAETVRVAAEKAAAEKAEADKAAAAAAATAAKDAEGGGSASGTGTKASGSYSLPTSSYTLTSHYGDSGSMWSSGYHTGLDFAAPTGTPVKAVGGGKVISAGWSGAYGYRIVLQLDDGTEVWYCHLSSMAVTSGTVGAGETIGRVGATGNVTGAHLHLEVRKGGSTVDPLAWLESKGLSV, from the coding sequence GTGGCCTCCAACTCGCCTTCCCCTGAAGGCATCGACGTCCCGGAGACGCCCACCGCAGGAGCCTGGGGCGAGTGGAACCCGACGGAGGACTCCGCCCGTTCGGTCCGCGGCAAGCACCGCGTCCTCAAGCAGCGCGGCGGGCTCGCCCGCAGCTCGACCGTGCTCGGCGTCGGCGTGATCGCGGCGGTCGGCGCGGGCGGCATCGCCACCGCCCAGGACCGGCCGCAGGTCGCGATATCCATGCCCTCGCTCCCGGACCTGCCCGACCTGCTGGGCGGCGGCCACTCCTCCGAGGCCGCCGGCGCGGACACCGCGGCGCCCGCCGCGCGGACCGCCGGGATCCCGGGGCAGGCCGACGGACAGGGCCACGGGCAGGGGCAGGCCGACGCGGGGGAGGCCCTGCGCCACCGCATCCTCCAGCAGGCCGAGTCGCAGCAGGACGCCGTCGAGACCCAGGCGCGGGCGGACGCCGAGCGGACCGCGCGCGAGGCCGCGGCCCAGGAGGCCCGCGCCCAGAAGGAAGCGGCCGACAAGGAGGCCGAGACGGTTCGCGTGGCCGCCGAGAAGGCCGCCGCCGAGAAGGCCGAAGCGGACAAGGCGGCCGCGGCCGCCGCGGCGACGGCGGCCAAGGACGCGGAGGGCGGCGGATCCGCCTCCGGCACGGGCACGAAGGCCTCGGGCTCCTACTCCCTCCCCACCTCCTCCTACACCCTCACCTCGCACTACGGCGACTCCGGCTCCATGTGGTCCTCCGGGTACCACACCGGCCTCGACTTCGCGGCGCCGACCGGCACCCCGGTCAAGGCCGTGGGCGGCGGGAAGGTCATCTCGGCCGGCTGGTCGGGCGCCTACGGCTACCGGATCGTGCTGCAGCTCGATGACGGTACGGAGGTCTGGTACTGCCACCTCTCCTCCATGGCGGTGACCTCCGGGACGGTCGGCGCGGGCGAGACCATCGGACGGGTCGGCGCGACCGGCAACGTCACCGGGGCCCACCTGCACCTTGAGGTGCGCAAGGGCGGCTCGACGGTCGACCCGCTGGCGTGGCTCGAATCCAAGGGGCTCAGCGTCTAG
- a CDS encoding PP2C family protein-serine/threonine phosphatase gives MAGLGRQGGDASGTTEPGDGAGRQVLRMLPALLILLGLGFDVLTPPGFTGSPFFSAAPLIAAPVFSFLATAVTGLAASSAVVALHFHNAADWRVDALTELVTVVTVSGLALLINRVVRRSGERLASARGIAEAAQRAVLPTPAERIGGLHVSARYEAAQADAFIGGDLYAVQDTPYGVRLAVGDVRGKGLGAVEAVAVVLGAFREAADTEPTLEALAERLERALAREGVRRDSLDAVEGFTTCVLGEVPAGAGVLRLLNRGHPEPLLLYADGGLAVLEPAEPALPLGLGELAAGPPDPVGEWPFPEGGTLLLYTDGVTEARDAAGVFYDPAARLRGRVFPGPGEVLGALSSDVRRHTGGGTTDDMALLAVGRPQEGQPERRRTVPVVRREEERRPLGDGT, from the coding sequence GTGGCGGGGCTGGGCCGGCAGGGCGGTGACGCGAGCGGGACGACGGAGCCCGGCGACGGGGCGGGCCGGCAGGTGCTCCGGATGCTCCCGGCACTGCTGATCCTCCTCGGCCTCGGCTTCGACGTGTTGACCCCGCCCGGCTTCACGGGCTCCCCCTTCTTCTCGGCGGCCCCGCTGATCGCCGCCCCCGTCTTCAGCTTCCTGGCGACCGCCGTGACCGGGCTCGCCGCCTCCAGCGCCGTGGTGGCCCTGCACTTCCACAACGCCGCCGACTGGAGGGTGGACGCGCTGACCGAGCTGGTGACGGTGGTGACCGTCTCCGGGCTGGCCCTGCTCATCAACCGGGTCGTGCGGCGCAGCGGCGAGCGGCTCGCCTCCGCGCGCGGGATCGCCGAGGCCGCCCAGCGGGCCGTGCTGCCGACGCCGGCCGAGCGGATCGGGGGGCTGCACGTCTCCGCGCGGTACGAGGCCGCGCAGGCCGACGCGTTCATCGGCGGGGACCTCTACGCCGTCCAGGACACCCCGTACGGGGTGCGGCTCGCGGTGGGCGACGTACGGGGCAAGGGGCTGGGGGCCGTGGAGGCCGTCGCCGTGGTCCTGGGCGCCTTCCGGGAGGCCGCGGACACCGAGCCGACCCTGGAGGCGCTCGCGGAGAGGCTGGAGCGGGCCCTGGCCCGTGAGGGCGTCCGCCGGGACAGCCTGGACGCGGTCGAGGGGTTCACCACCTGTGTGCTCGGGGAGGTCCCGGCCGGGGCCGGGGTGCTGCGGCTGCTCAACCGCGGCCACCCCGAACCGCTCCTGCTGTACGCCGACGGGGGCCTGGCGGTCCTCGAACCGGCCGAGCCCGCGCTCCCGCTGGGGCTGGGGGAGCTGGCGGCCGGTCCGCCGGATCCGGTCGGGGAGTGGCCCTTCCCGGAGGGCGGCACCCTGCTCCTCTACACCGACGGGGTCACCGAGGCCCGGGACGCGGCCGGCGTCTTCTACGATCCGGCGGCCCGCCTGCGCGGGCGGGTCTTCCCGGGGCCGGGCGAGGTGCTCGGTGCCCTCAGCAGCGACGTCCGCCGGCACACCGGCGGCGGGACCACCGACGACATGGCGCTGCTCGCCGTGGGGCGGCCGCAGGAGGGGCAGCCGGAGCGCAGGCGGACGGTCCCCGTGGTGCGGCGCGAGGAGGAGCGACGCCCGCTCGGTGACGGTACGTAG
- a CDS encoding PrsW family intramembrane metalloprotease produces the protein MLARTPDPVRVCVPVTLLTATGFTILELVREQTGTAGFLVGLGLALLPVPPLMAAFRWLGRAAPAPWRQLMFCFGWGACTAALIAILANSFATEWIAAATTDPFDADRFGSVAIAPVVEESAKAAALLLVFAFRRRQFTGPADGFVLAGFTATGFACTENVLYLGNAFEEDLAKGTGVLDSMTAATFFVRAVLSPFAHPLFTVLTGLGVGMAAVGAGRARRTGPPLLGLGLAMGLHALWNGSSHFGEYGFYAVYGCVMVPAFALLLGLAVRIRRHRLRAVAAELSVYARAGWLGPAEVPALASMPARSLARALARRSGGRPAARAVSRYAADAAALALLRRHARQTAGPDRDPARDRDFAVRERELLDRLWLRRATAAPVLARAAVLEELLPPWYDPLAGPHTPRPPQASREPLATRPAPPFARPTTPAAPAPAPIAVPPPRTPALSASVRP, from the coding sequence GTGCTCGCACGCACACCGGACCCGGTCCGCGTGTGCGTGCCCGTCACCCTGCTCACCGCGACCGGGTTCACCATCCTGGAACTCGTGCGGGAGCAGACCGGCACCGCCGGTTTCCTCGTAGGACTCGGCCTGGCCCTGCTGCCCGTACCGCCGCTGATGGCGGCGTTCCGGTGGCTCGGCCGGGCCGCGCCCGCCCCCTGGCGGCAGTTGATGTTCTGCTTCGGCTGGGGGGCCTGCACCGCGGCGCTGATCGCGATACTGGCGAACAGTTTCGCGACCGAGTGGATAGCCGCGGCCACCACCGACCCCTTCGACGCCGACCGGTTCGGCTCGGTGGCGATCGCCCCGGTCGTGGAGGAGAGCGCCAAGGCCGCGGCGCTGCTCCTCGTCTTCGCCTTCCGAAGACGGCAGTTCACCGGCCCGGCCGACGGGTTCGTGCTGGCCGGGTTCACCGCCACCGGCTTCGCCTGCACCGAGAACGTCCTCTACCTGGGCAACGCCTTCGAAGAGGACCTCGCCAAGGGCACCGGCGTCCTGGACTCCATGACGGCGGCGACGTTCTTCGTGCGGGCGGTGCTGTCGCCGTTCGCACACCCCCTGTTCACCGTGCTGACCGGGCTCGGCGTCGGCATGGCCGCGGTCGGTGCGGGCCGCGCGCGCCGGACGGGCCCGCCCTTGCTGGGCCTGGGCCTCGCCATGGGTCTGCACGCGCTGTGGAACGGCTCCTCACATTTCGGTGAGTACGGTTTCTACGCGGTCTACGGCTGCGTGATGGTCCCGGCGTTCGCGCTGCTGCTGGGGCTGGCCGTGCGGATACGGCGTCACAGACTGCGCGCCGTCGCCGCCGAGCTGTCGGTGTACGCCCGCGCGGGCTGGCTCGGCCCGGCGGAGGTCCCGGCGCTGGCCTCTATGCCGGCCCGGTCCCTGGCGCGGGCCCTGGCCCGCCGCAGCGGTGGCCGGCCCGCCGCCCGGGCGGTCTCCCGCTACGCGGCGGACGCCGCCGCCCTCGCCCTGCTGCGCCGGCACGCCCGGCAGACCGCCGGCCCCGACCGGGATCCCGCCCGCGACCGGGACTTCGCCGTACGGGAACGGGAGTTGCTGGACCGCCTCTGGCTCCGCCGGGCGACAGCCGCGCCCGTCCTGGCGCGGGCCGCGGTGCTGGAGGAGCTGCTGCCGCCGTGGTACGACCCGCTGGCCGGCCCGCACACCCCCCGGCCGCCCCAGGCCTCCCGGGAGCCCCTGGCCACCCGGCCGGCGCCGCCCTTCGCCCGGCCGACGACACCGGCGGCACCGGCACCGGCCCCGATCGCGGTGCCGCCCCCCAGGACCCCGGCGCTGTCCGCCTCCGTCCGCCCCTGA